In Pseudomonas putida, a genomic segment contains:
- a CDS encoding TIGR03747 family integrating conjugative element membrane protein, translated as MPTTATNPPQTQRRPGLIFGTLELCLRLLGLLFASLVFSIIVELVGILWFWPEQGWHHSHAMWLKELGWLSNHFRSSLLVQEPAQATAKILERLNDWVVVRSGWAQSDIQLKLLSREASLQGQLAQAYVRGQEYLLAALFTVCTFVVRLTVLTLATPLFLLAVLTGVVDGLMRRDLRKFGADRESSFVYHRAKRTLLPVMISPWVIYLSLPWSLNPNWVLLPSAALLGFMVAITATTFKKYL; from the coding sequence ATGCCTACTACCGCAACCAACCCGCCTCAGACACAACGACGACCTGGGCTGATCTTCGGCACGCTTGAGCTGTGCCTGCGATTGCTCGGCCTGCTGTTCGCCTCCTTGGTGTTCTCCATCATTGTGGAGCTCGTGGGCATCCTGTGGTTCTGGCCAGAGCAAGGCTGGCATCACAGCCATGCCATGTGGCTGAAGGAGCTCGGATGGCTCAGCAACCACTTCAGGAGCTCGCTACTAGTGCAGGAGCCAGCGCAAGCAACCGCGAAAATCCTTGAGCGCCTCAACGATTGGGTTGTGGTCCGCTCCGGCTGGGCACAATCTGACATCCAGCTGAAACTGCTCAGTCGCGAGGCGTCTTTGCAAGGTCAGCTAGCTCAAGCATACGTCCGAGGACAGGAATACCTGCTGGCGGCCCTGTTCACAGTCTGCACTTTCGTCGTGCGCCTGACCGTGCTCACGTTGGCCACGCCCCTGTTCTTGCTTGCGGTGCTCACCGGCGTAGTCGACGGGTTGATGCGCCGTGACCTCCGCAAGTTCGGGGCGGACAGGGAGAGCAGCTTTGTCTATCACCGAGCCAAGCGCACATTACTGCCGGTGATGATCAGCCCTTGGGTAATCTATCTGTCGCTCCCTTGGTCACTGAATCCAAACTGGGTATTACTTCCCTCTGCTGCATTGCTGGGTTTCATGGTGGCGATCACCGCTACAACGTTCAAAAAATATCTTTGA
- a CDS encoding AAA family ATPase — MSLLDSQLLMDKELSDAIELALTPDSKRPNTVDELHAAPAIEELYKEALTVLAETPSFSSTLKHLAEQPVIERWVQNGLHLHPTAGACEFCGNDLSLERLEILHTHFSKDLADHQEKVDGLLKRVSAAELRLTWPKAAELNPQFRDGYNLAIDVLPATIDALNQAVKKLAGEVQCKADDPRKAMKPSTLAQGLEVEVKGAVAAVNAIIKQNNELASNFTKAKAHSLRKAKLHYVQQFLDGQNAAGLEVKRERQSTRCERLKAYATKLQAEIDRLQAEISKAQQGREKINERLATMMGSEAVQIKVVKDAAGQDRFQMIRKSGVVAKNLSDGERTAIAFSYFLTKLQEINPAEFQETIVYIDDPISSLDANHIFQVTAAIRALFFIQQDKNEPWQTTCKQLFISTHNFEFFNLLREIKPVANKQGARLFLIRRIAEKSSVLEDMPGSLARYQSEYHFLFEVIHRFS, encoded by the coding sequence GTGAGTCTTCTCGACTCTCAGCTCTTGATGGATAAAGAACTCTCCGACGCCATTGAATTGGCATTGACGCCTGACTCCAAGAGGCCAAACACTGTTGATGAGCTTCACGCAGCTCCCGCAATCGAGGAGCTGTATAAAGAGGCATTGACGGTGCTTGCCGAAACGCCAAGCTTCTCCAGCACTCTAAAGCATCTTGCGGAGCAACCCGTTATAGAGCGCTGGGTGCAAAATGGCTTGCATCTACACCCTACTGCTGGCGCATGTGAGTTCTGCGGTAACGATCTTTCACTGGAGCGCCTTGAGATATTGCACACTCATTTTTCGAAAGATTTAGCAGACCATCAAGAGAAAGTGGACGGATTGCTTAAGCGAGTGAGCGCGGCCGAACTCAGATTGACATGGCCGAAAGCTGCGGAACTAAACCCGCAATTTCGAGATGGATACAACCTCGCAATTGATGTGTTGCCAGCTACTATCGATGCTCTCAATCAAGCGGTCAAGAAACTCGCTGGCGAAGTTCAATGCAAGGCCGATGACCCACGCAAGGCTATGAAGCCCAGCACATTGGCGCAAGGCCTAGAGGTAGAAGTCAAGGGTGCAGTAGCAGCTGTCAATGCAATAATAAAACAAAACAATGAATTGGCCTCAAACTTCACCAAGGCCAAAGCTCACTCCCTACGGAAAGCAAAGCTTCACTATGTACAACAGTTTCTTGATGGGCAGAATGCTGCTGGCCTGGAGGTGAAGAGGGAACGGCAGAGCACGCGGTGCGAAAGGCTGAAGGCCTACGCCACGAAGCTCCAGGCAGAAATCGACAGACTCCAAGCCGAGATCAGTAAAGCTCAACAAGGCAGAGAGAAAATTAATGAACGCCTTGCTACTATGATGGGGAGTGAGGCCGTTCAAATAAAGGTCGTCAAAGACGCAGCAGGCCAAGATCGATTTCAAATGATCCGAAAGAGTGGGGTCGTCGCCAAGAACCTGAGTGATGGTGAGCGAACCGCCATTGCCTTCTCATACTTTCTTACAAAGCTGCAAGAAATCAACCCTGCAGAGTTCCAAGAGACCATCGTCTATATCGATGACCCGATTTCAAGCTTGGACGCTAACCACATTTTCCAGGTGACTGCTGCTATACGGGCGCTGTTCTTCATCCAGCAGGATAAGAACGAACCGTGGCAAACGACGTGTAAACAGCTCTTCATTTCCACGCACAATTTTGAATTCTTTAATCTGCTCAGGGAGATTAAGCCTGTGGCGAATAAACAGGGGGCACGGCTCTTTCTGATCAGGCGGATTGCTGAGAAGTCGTCAGTGCTGGAAGACATGCCTGGATCGCTTGCACGCTATCAGTCCGAATATCACTTCCTATTCGAAGTCATTCACCGCTTCAGCTAG
- a CDS encoding AAA family ATPase, with product MLKSIDKIKGLGVYQNYSKPAGTQEFRIKNLIFGWNYSGKTTLSRLFAQLEAKTANPDLSGCEFSFGTGNDTITEKNFTQSNISVRVFNSDFVKANLHFDGGSFNPILLLGKDSEEAQRKIDYLGERIKRSDSVQRKLNGEVETLKTRIFQAKTETAKFIRQRLKIHPLYSRTFGAGCAGSESSRLSALDG from the coding sequence ATGCTCAAGAGCATTGATAAAATAAAAGGGCTCGGGGTTTATCAAAATTACAGCAAGCCTGCGGGCACCCAAGAATTTAGAATCAAGAACCTTATCTTCGGTTGGAACTATTCTGGGAAGACTACCCTTTCCCGTCTGTTTGCCCAGCTTGAGGCGAAGACAGCCAATCCGGACTTGTCTGGATGCGAGTTCTCCTTTGGTACCGGCAATGATACGATCACCGAGAAGAACTTCACTCAGAGCAATATCTCAGTTCGCGTTTTCAACTCTGACTTTGTAAAAGCTAACCTGCACTTCGATGGCGGAAGCTTTAACCCCATTCTTCTGCTCGGCAAAGATTCTGAGGAAGCACAACGGAAGATCGACTATCTGGGGGAGCGCATCAAACGTTCTGATTCAGTACAGCGCAAGCTGAATGGGGAGGTCGAGACTCTGAAAACACGCATTTTCCAGGCTAAGACAGAGACGGCAAAGTTTATTCGACAACGCTTAAAGATTCACCCCCTATACAGCCGCACATTTGGGGCAGGATGTGCTGGCAGTGAGTCTTCTCGACTCTCAGCTCTTGATGGATAA
- a CDS encoding helix-turn-helix domain-containing protein: protein MTLKSSFANVLRVLRSQRNITQRGFSDTTSRTYLSKLETGRSSITLDKLEQLSERLELSPLTLLALTLSEDTGQTANELLGRTRNEIRALESEGQIPGLQATLGDNLAEPPLPASSRNPRPKMPSRAPCAIQAELSFSD from the coding sequence ATGACATTGAAGTCATCGTTTGCCAATGTGCTTCGAGTGCTACGCAGTCAGCGCAACATCACCCAGCGCGGATTTTCCGACACAACCAGCCGCACCTACTTGTCCAAGCTCGAAACTGGTAGATCGAGCATCACACTGGACAAACTTGAGCAGCTTAGCGAGAGATTGGAACTGAGCCCTTTGACGCTGCTGGCGTTGACGCTGAGCGAGGATACGGGGCAGACGGCGAATGAGTTGCTTGGCAGGACCAGGAACGAGATTCGAGCACTTGAGTCGGAGGGTCAAATTCCAGGACTACAGGCCACGCTGGGGGACAATTTAGCTGAGCCCCCTTTGCCGGCCAGTTCACGCAATCCTCGACCGAAGATGCCTTCGCGCGCTCCGTGCGCAATTCAGGCGGAGCTGTCATTCTCCGACTGA
- a CDS encoding RAQPRD family integrative conjugative element protein: MRTYAFPLLVICLATLPAVAQESRERSDLGLVQRQFTAIDQLAERAESSSDDAVGTRYRFDYPRFAADLERVREGIQQYLSPSRAQPSDLLELAGQYRAEAPHSSPSDEHD, from the coding sequence ATGAGGACGTATGCCTTCCCGTTGCTTGTGATTTGTCTAGCAACCCTTCCGGCTGTTGCGCAAGAAAGTCGCGAGCGCTCGGATCTGGGGCTCGTGCAACGCCAGTTCACTGCCATCGACCAGTTGGCCGAGCGTGCGGAAAGCAGCTCAGACGATGCAGTTGGAACGCGCTATCGCTTCGACTATCCGAGGTTTGCGGCAGACCTAGAACGTGTGCGTGAAGGCATCCAACAATACTTATCGCCCTCCCGCGCGCAGCCGTCTGACCTGCTCGAGCTGGCTGGCCAGTACCGTGCTGAAGCACCCCACTCGAGCCCCTCCGATGAGCATGACTGA
- a CDS encoding TIGR03758 family integrating conjugative element protein: MSMTDAQLSAFSAVAGFAPQLSSVLWRSSVLVLALLWCTWALWTGYRGWAAGNLNFGALGGSTLRLALALIVLMFFMLS, translated from the coding sequence ATGAGCATGACTGACGCTCAACTCAGCGCGTTCTCGGCCGTGGCCGGGTTTGCGCCGCAGCTCAGTTCGGTGCTGTGGCGCTCCTCGGTGCTGGTGTTGGCGTTGCTCTGGTGCACCTGGGCCCTGTGGACGGGCTACCGCGGTTGGGCGGCCGGCAATCTCAATTTCGGTGCGCTCGGCGGCAGCACGCTGCGTCTGGCCCTAGCCCTGATCGTGCTGATGTTTTTCATGCTGTCGTAA
- a CDS encoding TIGR03745 family integrating conjugative element membrane protein, translating to MKLSRRCLLPLPLLRATYGKALFGGLVLLSSTLARADLPTMEAPSRGEGSGLIDTIKNYAYDGGILLGLLIATLAFLGVAWHSLTVYADVQNQRKTWKDLGAVVGVGALLVVVILWFLTKAATIL from the coding sequence ATGAAACTCTCCCGTCGCTGCCTCCTTCCGCTGCCCCTGCTGCGGGCTACCTATGGAAAAGCCCTGTTCGGCGGCTTGGTGCTGCTGAGCTCGACGCTGGCCAGGGCTGACCTGCCGACCATGGAAGCGCCGTCCCGCGGCGAAGGCTCAGGCCTGATCGACACCATCAAAAACTATGCCTACGACGGCGGCATCCTGCTCGGTCTACTGATCGCTACCCTCGCCTTCCTTGGAGTGGCTTGGCACTCGCTTACCGTCTACGCCGACGTACAAAACCAGCGCAAGACCTGGAAGGACCTCGGTGCCGTGGTCGGCGTCGGTGCGCTGCTAGTGGTGGTGATCCTGTGGTTCCTCACCAAAGCCGCGACGATCCTGTGA
- a CDS encoding TIGR03750 family conjugal transfer protein — protein MSDVPSTLPDGTLTFLPERLNRDPAVLRGLTNDEMWVALIVGAVLGLILGAPLAVATASIATLPTCMFLCMALVLLGGGKLLRRAKRARPETWLYRRLQWQLAVNWGVGSQLLILHSGPWTVRRTRRHTRSTP, from the coding sequence ATGTCAGACGTCCCTAGTACCCTCCCCGACGGCACGCTGACCTTTCTGCCGGAGCGCCTCAACCGCGACCCGGCCGTCCTGCGCGGTCTCACCAACGACGAGATGTGGGTCGCGCTGATCGTGGGTGCCGTACTGGGCCTGATTCTCGGCGCACCGCTGGCGGTGGCCACTGCCTCCATCGCCACCCTCCCCACCTGCATGTTCCTGTGTATGGCGCTGGTACTGCTCGGTGGCGGCAAGCTGCTGCGTCGTGCCAAACGCGCCCGCCCCGAGACTTGGTTGTATCGACGCCTTCAGTGGCAGTTGGCCGTGAACTGGGGCGTCGGCTCTCAGCTCCTGATACTGCACTCCGGCCCATGGACAGTCCGCCGTACGCGCCGACATACGAGGTCCACCCCATGA
- a CDS encoding PFL_4703 family integrating conjugative element protein, which produces MSRFRNKVDAQQAHIFSLRLAVAILALLCSGLWYGWQSAPSELTIHVPPDLRSGSTRKWWDVPPENIYAFALYIFGQLNRWPTDGEVDYHRAIFALQPYLTPACKTFFDGDFEYRKAAGELRGRVRGVYEVLGRGYSDDPDLRVKQLDKHSWLVKLDLNADEYYAAEPVKRVVVRYPLRVVRFDVDPEHNKWGLALDCYEGTPQKLTLPGGA; this is translated from the coding sequence ATGAGCCGCTTCCGCAACAAGGTGGATGCGCAGCAGGCGCATATCTTCAGCCTACGCCTGGCCGTAGCGATACTAGCGCTGCTGTGCAGTGGGCTCTGGTATGGCTGGCAGTCCGCACCGTCTGAACTGACCATTCACGTACCGCCGGATCTACGCTCCGGTAGCACGCGCAAATGGTGGGATGTTCCTCCCGAGAACATCTATGCCTTTGCCCTCTACATCTTCGGCCAACTGAACCGTTGGCCCACCGACGGCGAGGTCGACTACCACCGCGCGATCTTCGCCCTGCAGCCCTACCTGACACCGGCCTGCAAAACCTTTTTCGATGGCGACTTCGAGTACCGCAAGGCCGCCGGCGAACTGCGCGGCCGCGTGCGCGGTGTGTACGAGGTACTGGGCCGCGGCTACAGCGATGATCCAGACCTACGGGTAAAGCAGTTGGATAAGCACAGCTGGCTGGTCAAGCTCGACCTGAATGCTGACGAATACTACGCCGCCGAGCCAGTGAAGCGCGTGGTCGTGCGGTATCCCCTGCGCGTGGTGCGCTTCGATGTCGACCCTGAGCACAACAAGTGGGGCCTGGCCCTGGACTGCTACGAAGGCACACCGCAGAAGCTGACGCTGCCTGGAGGTGCATGA
- a CDS encoding TIGR03749 family integrating conjugative element protein — translation MMRVLILMLVSVAGWCSAAAAVEVKYWDRLPLAVPLTVGQERVLMLDEDVRVGLPSAITNKLRVQSVGGTVYLRASEAIPPTRLQLQSVKSGDIILIDIEALEGSESLEPVKIVVQAQTPDVDTKPDAAPAATPVPVVLTRYAAQNLYAPLRTVAPLPGVRRVPLGDSSGFGTLLPTEHVSVKGLAAWRLGDYWVTAVKIVNRGPGKITLDPRHLQATLYAATFQHEYLGHTGTPEDTTVAYLVTRGGDLKHALLLPPPAPEAADHES, via the coding sequence ATGATGCGTGTCTTGATCCTGATGCTGGTCTCGGTCGCCGGATGGTGTTCAGCCGCAGCCGCCGTCGAGGTCAAATATTGGGACCGCCTGCCGCTGGCCGTGCCGCTGACAGTGGGTCAGGAACGTGTCCTGATGTTGGATGAAGATGTCCGGGTCGGATTGCCCAGTGCGATCACCAACAAGCTGCGCGTGCAATCGGTGGGTGGGACGGTGTACCTGCGTGCGTCAGAAGCCATTCCCCCTACCCGCCTCCAGCTGCAGTCGGTGAAGTCGGGGGACATCATCTTGATCGATATCGAAGCGCTCGAAGGTAGCGAGTCACTTGAGCCGGTCAAGATCGTGGTCCAGGCGCAGACGCCGGACGTGGACACCAAGCCGGACGCAGCCCCTGCAGCCACGCCGGTACCAGTTGTGCTGACTCGGTATGCGGCGCAGAACCTGTATGCGCCTCTGCGTACCGTGGCGCCCTTGCCCGGAGTGCGTCGGGTCCCGCTGGGTGATTCCTCTGGATTCGGCACACTGCTGCCGACCGAGCACGTATCCGTTAAGGGGCTCGCGGCCTGGCGGCTGGGTGATTATTGGGTGACGGCGGTGAAGATCGTCAACCGTGGGCCAGGCAAGATCACCCTGGACCCGCGTCACTTGCAGGCCACCCTGTATGCCGCCACCTTCCAGCACGAGTACCTGGGGCACACCGGCACACCTGAAGACACCACCGTGGCGTACCTCGTCACCCGCGGCGGCGACCTGAAGCACGCACTGCTGCTGCCACCACCTGCACCGGAGGCCGCCGATCATGAAAGCTAA
- a CDS encoding TIGR03752 family integrating conjugative element protein, whose protein sequence is MKANGLLKWLVPAVLLGIVLIIGRSWMAAPDGQPAHDPENTALSPDQAKALGIAGDTPRDTVATLIGQVKAMRSEMLSLKKGNETLQTENNRLRTREGNIDSRIQSTLSSVTQQVTEQRQQANVARQKAEQQHRETQGLLSRLKDQLTSKPAAKSDVPAGFGLEPGDEQQFSGAQPSADAVQWVEPSNARAGQEGASKAEGPLSSLTSKFKDLHGLDNNAIDRSQDHLRAVAKGKRDLENTQDRAEGAKPVYTIPENSTLMGSIAMTALLGRVPVDGTVNDPYPFKVLVGPDNLTANGIDLPDVVGAVMSGTAAGDWTLSCVRGQVESMTFVFSDGTVRTVPQPQKVVSRNRSSAQTSDTEKIRGGLGYISDPYGIPCIAGERRSNAQQYLGSQSLITAAGAGFAAALGSEQTNTSFINSASGSLGLSQNSGNSALNSVISGGIGDIRDWVNKLYGEAFAAIYVPPGAKVALHLDHEISIDYEPKGRRVNHERPSVSVLDLD, encoded by the coding sequence ATGAAAGCTAACGGCTTGCTGAAATGGCTGGTACCAGCAGTCCTGCTGGGGATTGTGCTGATCATCGGTAGATCCTGGATGGCGGCGCCGGATGGACAACCTGCCCACGACCCCGAGAACACCGCACTCAGCCCTGACCAGGCCAAGGCACTCGGCATCGCTGGCGACACGCCGCGCGACACCGTGGCGACGCTGATTGGCCAGGTCAAGGCGATGCGCAGCGAGATGCTGTCGCTGAAGAAAGGCAACGAAACCCTGCAGACTGAGAACAACCGGCTGCGCACGCGCGAAGGCAATATCGACAGCCGGATCCAGAGCACGCTGAGCAGTGTCACCCAACAAGTCACCGAGCAGCGCCAGCAGGCCAACGTTGCTCGGCAGAAGGCCGAGCAACAGCACCGCGAGACCCAGGGTTTGCTGTCCCGACTCAAGGACCAGCTCACCAGCAAGCCGGCAGCAAAGTCCGATGTACCCGCGGGCTTCGGTCTCGAGCCGGGTGACGAGCAACAATTCTCCGGAGCCCAACCGTCAGCGGATGCGGTGCAGTGGGTCGAGCCTTCCAATGCACGTGCCGGCCAGGAGGGGGCCAGCAAAGCGGAGGGGCCGTTGTCGTCTCTGACGTCGAAGTTCAAGGATCTGCATGGCCTGGACAACAACGCCATCGACCGGAGCCAAGACCATCTGCGCGCCGTGGCCAAGGGCAAGCGCGACCTGGAAAACACCCAGGATCGGGCCGAAGGCGCCAAGCCGGTCTACACCATCCCCGAGAACTCGACCCTGATGGGCTCGATCGCCATGACTGCCCTGCTTGGCCGGGTGCCGGTGGACGGCACGGTGAATGATCCCTACCCGTTCAAGGTGCTGGTGGGACCGGATAACCTCACCGCCAACGGCATCGACCTGCCGGACGTGGTCGGTGCTGTCATGAGCGGTACCGCGGCCGGTGACTGGACCTTGTCCTGCGTGCGCGGCCAGGTCGAGTCGATGACCTTTGTCTTCAGCGACGGCACCGTTCGCACGGTGCCGCAGCCACAGAAGGTGGTCAGTCGCAACCGCAGCAGCGCACAGACCTCGGACACCGAAAAAATCCGCGGGGGCCTGGGCTACATCTCCGACCCTTACGGCATTCCCTGCATCGCCGGCGAGCGCCGCTCCAATGCCCAGCAGTACCTGGGCAGCCAGAGCCTGATCACCGCAGCCGGCGCCGGCTTCGCCGCAGCGCTGGGCAGCGAACAGACCAACACCTCGTTCATCAACTCGGCCAGCGGCAGCTTGGGGCTGAGCCAGAACAGTGGCAACAGCGCGCTGAACTCGGTCATCAGCGGTGGCATCGGCGACATTCGTGACTGGGTCAACAAGCTCTACGGCGAAGCCTTTGCCGCCATCTACGTTCCGCCCGGGGCCAAAGTGGCCTTGCACCTAGATCACGAAATCAGCATCGACTACGAACCCAAAGGCCGGAGAGTGAATCATGAACGCCCATCCGTTTCGGTACTGGACCTGGATTAG
- a CDS encoding TIGR03751 family conjugal transfer lipoprotein → MNAHPFRYWTWISLLLSLLLAGCTTSKDEMLPHGDHTMLDIWNSGGTVGTQQLQEARGELRRPVLDPERLIKDQSAYTRTAANEIRAQFPRLPNPDLVMYVYPHLAGTQQAPVPGYSTVFPLYEKVQYALPGERLDDL, encoded by the coding sequence ATGAACGCCCATCCGTTTCGGTACTGGACCTGGATTAGCCTGCTGCTGTCCCTACTTCTGGCAGGCTGCACCACCAGCAAGGATGAGATGCTGCCCCACGGCGACCACACCATGCTGGATATCTGGAACAGCGGTGGCACCGTCGGCACGCAGCAGTTGCAAGAGGCCCGCGGTGAGCTGCGCCGGCCGGTTCTCGATCCCGAGCGTCTGATCAAGGACCAAAGTGCCTACACTCGTACGGCCGCCAACGAGATCCGCGCTCAGTTCCCACGCCTGCCCAACCCTGACCTGGTGATGTACGTCTATCCGCACCTGGCCGGTACCCAACAGGCACCCGTGCCTGGCTACTCGACCGTGTTCCCGTTGTACGAGAAGGTCCAGTACGCGCTGCCCGGCGAACGCCTGGACGATCTGTGA